In one window of Nicotiana tabacum cultivar K326 chromosome 12, ASM71507v2, whole genome shotgun sequence DNA:
- the LOC107805935 gene encoding G-type lectin S-receptor-like serine/threonine-protein kinase At1g11330 isoform X3: protein MELNGFLEFSIWNNQTQNWDGFGSAPADNCDIYGNSSREKLKILRISLPLAALSLLSALCLILYIRRKKKKEEEEEEDRNQQRFSEGRGNRSSEMFRINESKDDDLDLPLFDFATILEATSNFSLNNKLGEGGFGPVYKKPNMENLLVMMHEWILDFQ from the exons ATGGAACTAAATGGGTTTCTAGAGTTTTCAATATGGAATAATCAAACTCAGAATTGGGATGGCTTTGGTAGCGCACCGGCAGACAACTGTGACATTTACG GAAACTCTAGTAGAGAGAAATTAAAGATTCTGAGAATCAGCTTGCCGTTGGCAGCATTAAGTCTCCTCTCAGCGCTATGCTTGATCTTGTACATAAGgcgaaagaagaagaaggaggaggaggaggaggaggatcgGAATCAGCAACGTTTTAGCGAAG GAAGAGGAAATAGAAGCTCTGAAATGTTCAGAATTAATGAAAGCAAAGATGACGATCTTGATTTACCATTGTTTGATTTTGCAACTATCTTGGAAGCTACCAGTAACTTTTCGCTGAACAACAAGCTTGGAGAGGGTGGTTTTGGACCAGTTTACAAG AAGCCAAATATGGAGAATTTGCTCGTGATGATGCATGAATGGATACTGGATTTTCAGTAA
- the LOC107805935 gene encoding G-type lectin S-receptor-like serine/threonine-protein kinase At1g11330 isoform X2 — protein MELNGFLEFSIWNNQTQNWDGFGSAPADNCDIYGNSSREKLKILRISLPLAALSLLSALCLILYIRRKKKKEEEEEEDRNQQRFSEVLKLTGRGNRSSEMFRINESKDDDLDLPLFDFATILEATSNFSLNNKLGEGGFGPVYKDISEAKYGEFARDDA, from the exons ATGGAACTAAATGGGTTTCTAGAGTTTTCAATATGGAATAATCAAACTCAGAATTGGGATGGCTTTGGTAGCGCACCGGCAGACAACTGTGACATTTACG GAAACTCTAGTAGAGAGAAATTAAAGATTCTGAGAATCAGCTTGCCGTTGGCAGCATTAAGTCTCCTCTCAGCGCTATGCTTGATCTTGTACATAAGgcgaaagaagaagaaggaggaggaggaggaggaggatcgGAATCAGCAACGTTTTAGCGAAG TCCTTAAATTGACAGGAAGAGGAAATAGAAGCTCTGAAATGTTCAGAATTAATGAAAGCAAAGATGACGATCTTGATTTACCATTGTTTGATTTTGCAACTATCTTGGAAGCTACCAGTAACTTTTCGCTGAACAACAAGCTTGGAGAGGGTGGTTTTGGACCAGTTTACAAG GATATCTCAGAAGCCAAATATGGAGAATTTGCTCGTGATGATGCATGA
- the LOC107805935 gene encoding G-type lectin S-receptor-like serine/threonine-protein kinase At1g11330 isoform X1, whose product MELNGFLEFSIWNNQTQNWDGFGSAPADNCDIYGNSSREKLKILRISLPLAALSLLSALCLILYIRRKKKKEEEEEEDRNQQRFSEVLKLTGRGNRSSEMFRINESKDDDLDLPLFDFATILEATSNFSLNNKLGEGGFGPVYKKPNMENLLVMMHEWILDFQ is encoded by the exons ATGGAACTAAATGGGTTTCTAGAGTTTTCAATATGGAATAATCAAACTCAGAATTGGGATGGCTTTGGTAGCGCACCGGCAGACAACTGTGACATTTACG GAAACTCTAGTAGAGAGAAATTAAAGATTCTGAGAATCAGCTTGCCGTTGGCAGCATTAAGTCTCCTCTCAGCGCTATGCTTGATCTTGTACATAAGgcgaaagaagaagaaggaggaggaggaggaggaggatcgGAATCAGCAACGTTTTAGCGAAG TCCTTAAATTGACAGGAAGAGGAAATAGAAGCTCTGAAATGTTCAGAATTAATGAAAGCAAAGATGACGATCTTGATTTACCATTGTTTGATTTTGCAACTATCTTGGAAGCTACCAGTAACTTTTCGCTGAACAACAAGCTTGGAGAGGGTGGTTTTGGACCAGTTTACAAG AAGCCAAATATGGAGAATTTGCTCGTGATGATGCATGAATGGATACTGGATTTTCAGTAA
- the LOC107805935 gene encoding G-type lectin S-receptor-like serine/threonine-protein kinase At1g11330 isoform X4, whose translation MELNGFLEFSIWNNQTQNWDGFGSAPADNCDIYGNSSREKLKILRISLPLAALSLLSALCLILYIRRKKKKEEEEEEDRNQQRFSEGRGNRSSEMFRINESKDDDLDLPLFDFATILEATSNFSLNNKLGEGGFGPVYKDISEAKYGEFARDDA comes from the exons ATGGAACTAAATGGGTTTCTAGAGTTTTCAATATGGAATAATCAAACTCAGAATTGGGATGGCTTTGGTAGCGCACCGGCAGACAACTGTGACATTTACG GAAACTCTAGTAGAGAGAAATTAAAGATTCTGAGAATCAGCTTGCCGTTGGCAGCATTAAGTCTCCTCTCAGCGCTATGCTTGATCTTGTACATAAGgcgaaagaagaagaaggaggaggaggaggaggaggatcgGAATCAGCAACGTTTTAGCGAAG GAAGAGGAAATAGAAGCTCTGAAATGTTCAGAATTAATGAAAGCAAAGATGACGATCTTGATTTACCATTGTTTGATTTTGCAACTATCTTGGAAGCTACCAGTAACTTTTCGCTGAACAACAAGCTTGGAGAGGGTGGTTTTGGACCAGTTTACAAG GATATCTCAGAAGCCAAATATGGAGAATTTGCTCGTGATGATGCATGA
- the LOC107805937 gene encoding G-type lectin S-receptor-like serine/threonine-protein kinase At4g27290 has protein sequence MGAANTIPTDQPLTDGNTIISSGGKFELGFFSPGTGTSRKRYLGIRFNNIQTVVWVANRDNPFNDTDGMLNFTRQGNLTLLNGSGRVIWSSSAIRSVQNPIAQLLDSGNLVVRDATDNYLWQSFDYPGDTALPGVKVGIDLKTGFCRSLWSWKSRTDP, from the exons ATGGG TGCTGCAAATACCATACCTACAGATCAACCTTTAACAGATGGAAACACCATCATTTCATCAGGTGGAAAGTTTGAGTTGGGTTTTTTCTCCCCTGGTACTGGTACATCCAGGAAACGATACCTTGGAATACGGTTCAACAACATACAGACAGTGGTATGGGTTGCTAATAGAGACAATCCATTCAATGATACAGATGGTATGCTAAATTTTACTAGACAAGGAAATCTTACTCTTCTGAACGGTTCTGGTCGTGTCATTTGGTCCTCTAGTGCCATCAGAAGTGTGCAAAATCCAATAGCTCAGCTTCTTGATTCAGGCAATCTTGTCGTTAGGGATGCAACTGATAATTACTTGTGGCAGAGTTTCGACTATCCCGGTGACACAGCTTTACCTGGAGTTAAGGTAGGGATCGATCTTAAGACTGGTTTTTGTCGTTCCCTCTGGTCATGGAAGAGCAGAACTGACCCCTAA